Within Verrucomicrobiota bacterium, the genomic segment TTTGGCTTCGTCCGAGGCTTCACGTTCATGATGTTCACCTTGGCAACATCCACCTTAAACACCTGCTCCACCGCCTGCTTCACTTGCGTCCGGGTAGCATCCTTAAACACCTCGAAGGTGTATTGGTTCAGGTTTGCGGTCAGGTTGGTCGCCTTCTCGGTAACGCGGCTTTCCTTCAAAACTCTTGCTGGCTCAATCATGATTCACCTCCGTTCACGCGTGCGAGGACGGTCTGAAGTGCCTTCTCGCTGAATACCACCATATCGAAACGAACAACGTCGAAAGCGCTCAGAGTCGCGGACTCGACGAAATGAACGCGGGCGATGTTGCGACCGGAAAGGGCGACATTGTCCGAGATTTCGTCATCAACAATAAGAATCCGGCGAGACGGCTGGATCTTGCTGACGAGCTCGTTGAACGCCTTGGTCTTTGGCTCGGCAGCTTCCCATTTCTCGATAACCGCAACCGAACCGGATTTACCCTGTTCAAACAGTGCACGTGCCAGAGCGAGCTTGCGCACCTTCCGGTTCACTTTTTGCGAGTAGTCCCGTGGCTTCGGGCCGAATGCTACGCCTCCTCCACGAAGGAGTGGTGTGCGCTTGGGACCCCGACGAGCCATGCCTGTGCCCTTCTGGCGGAACATCTTCTTTCCGGAACCGGCAACCTCACCCCGTGTCTTCGTGGACGCATTGCCCTGACGAAGATTGGCTTGGGTCGCGATAATTACCTGACGGAGAGCCATTCTCCCCTTCGCATCCTCAAAGGTGGGAAAGGAATCGAAGGCACGTTCCTCGCCTCCGGATCCGTCTGCAGAATAATACTTCAAATCCATTGTTGCACTCCTTCAGCTATCAATCTCAGGCAGCAGCCTTCTTGCGCTTCTTGGCTGGGCGCACGGTAACGAGACTACCGTTGGCTCCCGGAAGGCTTCCCTTCACCAAAAGCAGATTCTTCTCCGTATCCACTTTAACGATACGCAGATTTTGGACCGTCCGGCGACGGCTGCCCATGTGACCCGGCATTTTCTTGCCCTTGATCACGTGACCGGGATCCTGACAAAAACCGTATGAACCACCACGCCGGTGAGTCATCGAACCGTGACTCGCAGGACCGCCACTGAAACCGTGGCGCTTGACAACACCCTGAAACCCCTGGCCCTTTGAAACACCGATGACG encodes:
- the rplW gene encoding 50S ribosomal protein L23, encoding MIEPARVLKESRVTEKATNLTANLNQYTFEVFKDATRTQVKQAVEQVFKVDVAKVNIMNVKPRTKPNRMRRNQPGHIAGLKKAVVTLKEGSSIEMV
- the rplD gene encoding 50S ribosomal protein L4 codes for the protein MDLKYYSADGSGGEERAFDSFPTFEDAKGRMALRQVIIATQANLRQGNASTKTRGEVAGSGKKMFRQKGTGMARRGPKRTPLLRGGGVAFGPKPRDYSQKVNRKVRKLALARALFEQGKSGSVAVIEKWEAAEPKTKAFNELVSKIQPSRRILIVDDEISDNVALSGRNIARVHFVESATLSAFDVVRFDMVVFSEKALQTVLARVNGGES